One Methanolobus sp. WCC4 DNA segment encodes these proteins:
- the glgP gene encoding alpha-glucan family phosphorylase, with the protein MENMHKVIGHKGWKIAYFSMEIGLKNEMPTYSGGLGILAGDTIRASADLGLPLIGVTLLNRKGYFLQKVDEAGRQTEHHQEWSPSDYMDLLPYEITVRMQKRDVRIRAWLYEHQSLTGSKIPVIFLDTDVEGNSLEDRMITDSLYGGDRSYRLKQEMVLGIGGVRMLNSLGCSITKYHMNEGHSSLLAIELLRQNNMQPERVREECVFTTHTPIESGHDRFSHDLVLDVMDEDVDLDALKQYGGEYELNMTLLALNLSNYINGVAKRHRDVSRKMFPGYEISSITNGVHSYTWVCPYFRKLYDRYIPGWANEPELLVRVQSIPDNEVWDAHMLAKKELIDHVNSRSNAGLDYDTLTIGFARRFTEYKRPTFIFSELDRLRKVNEAGKIQLIFAGKAHPRDTMGKAFIEKIFQYMEELKGEIKIAYLENYDIDLAMKMVSGVDIWLNNPRKPLEASGTSGMKAAHNGVVNFSVLDGWWIEGCVEGMTGFAIGPKPEVDKTLEQIEKMELDDLYNKLEYIMIPKYYCRRDEWVSLMNNSIEMIAYYFNSHRMMRHYVTEAYL; encoded by the coding sequence ATGGAAAATATGCATAAGGTAATTGGTCACAAGGGATGGAAGATCGCTTATTTCTCTATGGAGATCGGGTTAAAGAACGAGATGCCAACTTATAGTGGTGGCCTTGGTATCCTTGCCGGGGACACGATCAGGGCAAGTGCAGACCTTGGTCTTCCCCTTATCGGTGTGACCCTGCTTAACAGAAAGGGATATTTTCTACAGAAGGTCGATGAGGCCGGCCGGCAGACAGAACATCATCAGGAGTGGTCCCCTTCGGATTATATGGATCTCCTGCCTTACGAAATTACGGTAAGGATGCAGAAAAGGGATGTCAGGATAAGGGCATGGCTCTATGAACACCAGAGCCTTACAGGTTCGAAGATACCTGTGATCTTCCTTGATACTGATGTTGAAGGCAATTCCTTAGAGGACAGGATGATCACGGATAGTCTTTACGGAGGGGACAGGTCTTATCGTCTGAAACAGGAAATGGTGCTCGGTATAGGTGGTGTGAGGATGCTCAACAGCCTTGGATGTTCCATTACCAAATATCATATGAACGAAGGTCATTCAAGTCTCCTTGCCATTGAACTGCTGCGTCAGAACAACATGCAGCCTGAAAGGGTAAGGGAGGAATGTGTCTTCACTACCCATACTCCTATAGAGAGCGGCCATGACAGATTCTCACATGACCTCGTACTTGATGTAATGGATGAGGATGTGGATCTGGATGCTCTAAAGCAGTATGGGGGAGAATATGAACTTAATATGACCCTGCTTGCTTTGAATCTCTCCAACTACATCAACGGTGTGGCAAAAAGACACAGGGATGTTTCCAGGAAGATGTTCCCGGGATACGAGATATCATCTATAACAAACGGTGTACATTCATATACCTGGGTCTGTCCATATTTCAGGAAATTGTATGACAGGTATATTCCGGGGTGGGCTAATGAGCCGGAACTTCTGGTCAGGGTTCAGAGCATACCTGATAATGAGGTATGGGATGCTCATATGCTTGCAAAGAAGGAGCTTATCGACCATGTGAACAGCAGGTCCAATGCAGGTCTGGACTATGATACTCTGACGATAGGTTTTGCAAGACGCTTCACCGAGTACAAGAGACCTACCTTCATTTTCTCAGAACTGGATAGATTGAGAAAGGTCAACGAGGCCGGGAAGATCCAGTTGATATTCGCAGGAAAAGCGCATCCACGCGATACTATGGGAAAGGCATTCATTGAAAAGATATTCCAGTATATGGAAGAGCTCAAAGGTGAGATAAAGATAGCTTATCTTGAGAACTATGACATCGACCTTGCCATGAAGATGGTTTCAGGTGTGGATATCTGGCTGAACAATCCCCGAAAACCGCTGGAAGCATCAGGGACAAGTGGTATGAAGGCAGCTCATAATGGTGTTGTGAACTTCAGTGTGCTCGATGGCTGGTGGATCGAGGGATGCGTGGAAGGTATGACCGGCTTTGCAATAGGCCCTAAACCAGAGGTTGATAAGACCCTGGAACAGATTGAGAAGATGGAGCTTGATGACCTGTACAATAAACTCGAATACATAATGATCCCTAAGTACTATTGCAGGAGAGACGAATGGGTCAGCCTGATGAACAATTCCATCGAGATGATCGCTTATTATTTCAACAGCCACAGGATGATGCGTCACTATGTGACCGAAGCTTACCTGTGA